ACGGCATTCGCATGGTCCGCCCAGTGACACAGTAAAGCACCATCAACTTTATTTTGAGGCCAATAGATCTTGAGGTAAATTAATTTCAAGTACTTTAATCAAGTCTAGCCTCGCTTTACGAGGTGCACAGACAGCCCGGACCACTTCCCCAAGATCGCTTTATCTCCATGAAACACCAAGTCTTACCCGCCGAATGGACCGCCCATCTAAGCCGGGTACCCGTCAGCGTTGCTGTTCCTGATCAAGTGGAAGGCGTTGCAATTCCCGCAACCGTGCCGGGGTGTATCCATACGGATCTACTTGCGGCGGGACGGATCGAAGATCCCTATGTCGGAATGAACGAGGTGTCCGCCCGATGGGTCGGGGCCTGCGATTGGGAGTACCGGACCACCTTCCAAGTCGATCCGGAGCTGCTCCACGAAGAGCGGATCGATCTCGTCTTCGAAGGGCTGGACACCGTTGCGAAGGTTGCGTTGAACGGGCAAATGGTGGGCACGGCAGAAAACATGCACGTTCGGCATCGCTTCGATGTTCGAGCCGTGTTGGTCCCGGGCGAGAATCATCTTTCGGTGCATTTCGGGTCGGCGATCGACCACGCACGAAGCGTGGAAAGAGAAGTCGGAGCTCGGCCTGGCGTGGGGTCGGGTACGAACCCGCAGCTGCCGCATCAGATGATCCGCAAGATGGCGTGTAACTTCGGCTGGGACTGGGGGCCGCAGCTGGTGACGTGCGGGATTTGGCGACCGGCTCGAATCGAATTTTGGTCCGCTGCGCGACTGCACGATGTCCGGCCGCTGGTGACGCAGGCCGACACGCAAACGGCAACCGTGGAAGTCCACGCCGACGGAGAGATAGCGGCGGAAGCTTCCGGGGTGTCTTTGCGTTGCGTGCTGGCTTCGCCTGATGGCCGGGTCGTGGCGGAGCGGGATGACGATTGGTCCGGCAGACCCGGCGGCGATCCGATCGTGCTGACGGTCGATGAACCTCGACGCTGGTGGCCGATCGGCTACGGCGACCGGCCGCTCTACGAGCTACGGGTTGAGCTCGTTGCCGCGGACGGACGGGTGTTGGATGTTTGTGAACAAAAAGTCGGGCTGCGGCAGGTTCGGCTCATCACCGAACCGGACACCCGCGACGGCGGCGGTTCGATGGTCCAGGGCCTGACACGGGGTGAAAGCTTCCACTTGGAGGTCAACGGCCAGCGCGTGTTTTGCAAGGGCGCCAACTGGATCCCCGACGATTGCTTCCCGCATCGGGTCACGCCGCAGCGTTATCGCCAGCGAATCGAGCAAGCGGTTGATGCCAACATGAACATGCTGCGCGTCTGGGGCGGCGGGATCTATGAAGACCACGCGTTCTACGAGATCTGCGATGAACTCGGTGTGATGGTGTGGCAGGACTTCGGTTTCGCTTGCGCGTGCTACGCCGAGGAAGAGCCGTTGCGTTCGGAGGTCGAGGCCGAAGCGCGGGACAACGTCGCGCGGCTATCGCGACACCCGTCGCTCGTGATCTGGAACGGCTGCAACGAAAACTTCTGGGCCGCTTTCGATTGGCCCGCGTTCGAGGGGGTCTACCCCAATGGCGAACTGACATGGGGCCTGGGCTACTACCTGGACTTACTCCCCAGGGTGGTCGCGGAGCTCGACACGTCCCGGCCGTACTGGCCGGGCAGCCCCTTCTCCGGCAACCTCGACCGACACCCCAACGGCAACGAATACGGCAACTGTCATATCTGGGACGTCTGGAACCACGACGGAGACTACCGCAACTATCTCGGCCACTTCCCGCGGTTCGCAAGCGAGTTCGGGTACATGGCCCCACCCAATTGGGCGACGCTCGACCGGGCGATCCCCAAAGACCAGCAGCATTGGTCGTCGGAAGCGATGACGCTGCACAACAAACAAAAAGACGGTATCCAACGCGGACTCGAACGCTTGGCCGACTCACACGATCCACCCGATCGTTACGAAGACCAGTGGTTCATCGCCGCCATCGAGCAGGCTCGCGCGATCGCGCTGGGCTGCGAATGGTTCCGGTCGTTGTCGCCCTGGTGCAGCGGGGCGCTGTACTGGCAGCTCAACGATTGCTGGCCGGTAACGAGTTGGTCGGCGATCGATGGCGACGGCCGGCCCAAGCTCATGTGGCACGCGACCCAACGTTTCTTCCGATCGCGACTACTGACTCTGATGCCGGCCCGCGTCACGCCATCGGGCGTCGAGGTTGAACGGCTGGCCGCTTACCTGCATAACGACCATGCCGAACGTTGGCGCGGCCGAATGCAAGTCTCGCGCATGAACGTAGCGGGCCAGTTGCTCGACACGAAGACGTTCGCCGTGGACGTCGCGCCGCGCGGCGTGCAGAAATGGGAGCTGTCTGAATCGTGGATCGGCGAGGCGGACGAATTCCTGATGGCCCATATCGACGGCGAACCCACGGACAACCGCGCATGGTGGTTCTTTGGCCGGGACCGTGACGTCGAGTACCCAACGCCGACTTTGAACTACACGCTCGAAGAGACCGACGCCGGCCAGCGCCTCACGGTCGCCAGCGACGTCTTGGTCCGCGAGCTGTGTCTGCTGGCCGACCGGATCGAACCTTCGGCTCGGATTGATCGACAGCTCGTGACGCTCTTGCCCGGCGAATCCACGGTGTTCCATGTCACCGGCGATCGGCGGCTGACTCTGGAACAGCTCACCGCGCCAGACGTTTTGCGTTGTGTCAACGGGCTTCAAGCCATGGTGCCCACGCCAACGTAAACCACGGCGGTGATCAGTCCGCCGCAGCCGATAGATCACTCATCCGTGGAATCTCTTGATGTGCGACGCCCACCCCAACATTCTGTACCTGCACTCTCACGACTCGGGGAGGCTGTTCTCGCCGTTTGGCGGTCCGGTTTCGACGCCGAACTTACAAGCCCTTGCGGATCAAGGCGTCTGCTACCGCAACGCTTTCTGCGTCGGGCCGACGTGCTCCCCTTCGCGGGCGGCGCTGCTGACCGGCCAATACCCCCACCAGGTCGGGCAATGGGGGCTATCGAACTTCGGGTATCCGTTGGGCAAGCCCGAGCGTCACCTCGTGAAGTTCTTGCAAAGCCACGGCTATCGGGCAGCGCTGATGGGCGTCCAGCACGTCACGGCCGACGAACGTGACTTGGGTTACAACGACGTACGAAGCGAGGTGATCGGCGGCGCAACAGGCCGGTGCGACCCGGCGATGTCCGCCCCTCGGGTAGCCGAAGCGGCCTGCGACTGGCTGGTGCAGCACGGCCGTGGAACAGCGCCGTGGTTCCTCGACGTAGGTATGGTTGAGACGCACACCAACGCGGCGAAGCAGATCCAGCCGGATCGAAAGCCGAGCGACCAAAAGATCGATCGCGCCACGCCGCCCTACTGGTTACAGAACACGATCGGTTCCCGACGATGGCAGGCCAACTTCGACGCGATGGCGGCAATGCTTGACGACGCCATCGGCAGGGTGCTCGCGCGGCTCGACGCCTTGGGCTTACGCGAGAAGACGTTGGTGATCTACACGACCGACCACGGCCCGGGGGTACCCATGGCCAAGTGCACCCTGACCGACGCGGGCCTGGGTGTTGGCCTGATCGCCAGCGGCGCCGGAAGCTATATCGGGGGACAGACCGTCCACGGTCCGATCAGTCACCTCGACGTTTTTCCCACGATCTGTCGCGTGGCCAATCTCGAAACGCCCGATCACTTGGAGGGCCAGCCGCTCCCTACCGAAGCGTGCCTTGACGATGCGCCGCGCAGCTTGTTCGCTGAGATCAACGTACACGGTCGATCCGGACGTCAGCCCGAACGCAGTGTTCGGCATGGCCGCTTTAAGCTCGTCCGTCGTTTCTATACCGACCCTTCGAAGATCAGCCAAAACGCCGACCCATCGGGCGTGAAGGACGACATGTTCGAAGCGGGCTGGCCGACTGCAACCACGCAAGGCCAGGCTTCCCGAGAAGACGTGTTTGATTCGTTGTATGACCTGCGGTTGGATCCCACCGAACGCCGCGACCGCAGCGGGGACACGGCTTACGCCGAGGTGTATGCCGATCTGGATAGGCGCCTCACGTCGTGGATGCAACGGACCGACGACGCGCTTCGACCAGGTGGCCCGGGTATCCCGCAGCCTCAACCGATCCCGACGCTCGCGCCCGTGTAGCCGGAACGGAACTCGAAACCTCGATCCGGAGCAGGGTGAGATCAGCAGGCCGCCCATCAGGCGACGAAGAGATACCTGCCCCATTGTCCCTCATCATGGTGTCCTGGCTAAATAAATCTCTACGCATCATGATTCGTCGAAAGCGCCAATCCGGAGCCATCCGGGATTCTGAGCCGATCTTCAGCGTCGCGGGTGTGCCGCCCTGCCTAACCTCAATCCAGTACTTCTGGTTAGATCGCCGAGTTTGAGCGCTACGTTCCCGTGCCTGCTCAGAAAATAGAGTTTGTGCTCAGAGACGGCTCGAGAATCCATCAAAGTCGCCTTGACGCGATCTGATATTTAAAGTACTTTAAATCAATTAATTCAACCGCCTTGGGACTTGTATCTTCGTTCTCTTCTAGTAACGCTTCCGGGCATGGATCAATAGGAGACCTCCATGCAAAAGCCTTGGGCCAAGCCCACCGTAGTAACTCGTCGCTCGCGACATTTCGCTGAGATGGTGATGTTGTTGGCGACATGCTTTGCCGTCAACGCCGAACCGATCCATTACTACCGAGCCGAGGCCGGTGCGGTCGCGGAAGACTCGGTCGGCCAAGCGCCGCTCACCGCTGCTCCGGATGTTGCGCAGGGCGGTAGCGATTTCGACAACCCCGTGCCACAGACCGGCACGTCTAATCATCAGGCTTTTGCCGCGCCCGCGTCGACGGCGGAGTTGCCGGGAGTGGTTACGGGCGGCCAAGGTCTTTCGCTCGAGGCTTACGTGCAGATCGAGGCTTTTGCCGCCAAAACCCAACAGACCTTGATCGCTCAGTGGGGCTCGGACCGCGAAGACCAGGTCTTCCGATTGAACGTGCAGTCTGCGGGCAACGGTGCTTTGGGCGCAGCAGTGGATGGAGACAGCTACCGGCTGGCCTTGGTTCACAACCAACGTTTCGAAGGTCAAGGCGGCAGTGATATCGTCAACAGCAACTCCGACCCCGTAGGCGCAAATCCTGACGACATCGCGCTCCGGGCAGGCCGGAGCTATTACGTCGCCGTGGTGTTCGATAACCAGTCGGACACGGTTACATACTTTGCCAAGGACCTGACGCAAGGCGGAGAGCTGCGTAAAAAAACCGTCCCTCGCTCGTTTGGGAACTGGGAGGACGCGGCAGATGGCACCGAGGCGTTGGCACCCCTGACCCTCGGACAGACCGCAGACGGCGATCAACCATTCGGCGGACTCTTCGACGAAGTGCGGATCTCGAATTCCGTCCTGACCGAGTCGGATTTGCTGGTAACACCTTGACGCAACCGGCACCCTGTGCTCCGGGTTTCTCATCCCGTTTTCTCGCTCCGCCACTTGGCTTCGTCTTGCAAATCATCCGATGGGACTTTTAGAAAGTCGCCGCCCATGCCTCGATCTTCGATCCGCCCTCCGGCCGTGCGTTCCGAGCCCTTCAATAAGCCACGACGTCGCGGCGACGGCTTCACCCTGATTGAGCTGCTCGTGGTGATCAGCATCATCGCGATCCTCGTAGGCCTGCTACTACCTGCCCTCTCGGCGGCACGCAAGGCGGCGCAACTGGTGGCCTGCACCAGCAACCTGAGGCAGTGCGCCATTGGCACCTACGTCTACGCGACCGACTACAACGTTGCTTTGCCCATGGCGATTTGGCCCAACACGGACCGATTCGGCAATAGCCCGGTCAACTTCCGATGGGCCGCGCGGTGGAATCGAGATTTCATCGCACCCGTGGTACTTGGACGTGAGTTCCCTCTTAACACCGCGGGCTTCGAAGAGTGGCGTGAAGCCACGATTGATTCGGTCTTTTCTTGCCCGAACGGCGCGGACCGCATCGACCCCAGCACCGGCATCGCCGCGATCGACAACACCAACCCCTGGGCCTGGAGCTACGCCTTCAATGGCATGATCGGCACGACGCTCCGGGATTACGAAGACCCCGCCGTGAATGCGGGGATCATCCGCTCGCGCTTCAAATCGATCGAAGCGATCCGGTCGGCCTCGTCGGCGATGGTTTTGCTCGAATCGTTCAACGTCAATGAAGACGCCGACCGCATGCAGTTCGGCACCATCGAGCCGACCTTTCGTTCCGCGGCCGCCACCCACCAAGACCGAGGAACGGTGGGCTACGCCGATGGCAGCGCGGCGAACCTCGCCTTCGAAGATTTACCGCGTGTGCCCGACGATTCGCCCGAGTGGGAGACCTTTTGGCTCGGGCAGTGAGGCTTCACGCCACAGAGATTGGGAGCCGCGTTTACGGGCCGCGATGGATCGGCGCTGTATCGCGTTGCCCCTGTTCCTACAGGCTCATCTAAGCGAGGTTTGCAGAGATGTTTCGACACTACTTCTTGGGTTTTGTATTGCTGCTTATTGGCCTTGGTCTGGCGTCAGGCCACGTTGCCGCAAGTGCTCAGCCCAACATCATTCTCATCCTTGCCGACGACCTCGGGCACGACGACCTCGGACGAACCAACCCCCGAGCGATCAGCCCGACGTTGGACTCCTTAGCGAAGGAGTCGGTCCGGCTGACAGACTTTCATGTCCATCTCAAGTGCGCGCCTTCGCGGGCGTCGCTGCTGACGGGGCGTTACTTCCAACGTACCGGCGTGTGGGGCGTCAATGGTGGGCGTGATTTCATGTCGACCGACGAGGTGACGCTGGCCGAAGCACTCCGCGAAGCCGGTTACGCCACGGCGATGTTCGGTAAATGGCACGGCGGCCTTGGCGATCGCTACTACCCATGGCAACGCGGCTTCGAACTTGCCCACATGGCGAATCTGTATCGCTACACGCCCGAGGAAAGAGCCGCCGAATCGGTCAACGGTCAGCCGCGGCCGATCACCGATTGGGCCGAGATGCACTTCACCGACCACGCGATCGAGTTCATCCGGGAACCCCGAGACCGGCCGTTTTTTCTGTACCTGCCGTATATGTCGCCCCACTCGCCGTGGCGATCGCCGCAACGGTATCAGCAGCCTTTCCTGGATCGCGGGGACTCGGAAAACCTCGCGGCCTTTTGGGGGATGGTGCATTTCCTGGACGACCAGATCGGCCGGGTGCTTACGGCTGTGGAAGAGGCGGGCTTGGCCGAGGACACGGTCGTGCTGTTCCTGAGCGATAACGGCCCGGTGCCGTCGGGCGCGGGGCGACCACCGGGCGTTCCCGGCAAGCCCTACGCCACGCGCGGCCCGGAGTGGAACGCACGCAATCCGAACGGGCTGCG
The nucleotide sequence above comes from Planctomycetota bacterium. Encoded proteins:
- a CDS encoding sugar-binding domain-containing protein, with product MNEVSARWVGACDWEYRTTFQVDPELLHEERIDLVFEGLDTVAKVALNGQMVGTAENMHVRHRFDVRAVLVPGENHLSVHFGSAIDHARSVEREVGARPGVGSGTNPQLPHQMIRKMACNFGWDWGPQLVTCGIWRPARIEFWSAARLHDVRPLVTQADTQTATVEVHADGEIAAEASGVSLRCVLASPDGRVVAERDDDWSGRPGGDPIVLTVDEPRRWWPIGYGDRPLYELRVELVAADGRVLDVCEQKVGLRQVRLITEPDTRDGGGSMVQGLTRGESFHLEVNGQRVFCKGANWIPDDCFPHRVTPQRYRQRIEQAVDANMNMLRVWGGGIYEDHAFYEICDELGVMVWQDFGFACACYAEEEPLRSEVEAEARDNVARLSRHPSLVIWNGCNENFWAAFDWPAFEGVYPNGELTWGLGYYLDLLPRVVAELDTSRPYWPGSPFSGNLDRHPNGNEYGNCHIWDVWNHDGDYRNYLGHFPRFASEFGYMAPPNWATLDRAIPKDQQHWSSEAMTLHNKQKDGIQRGLERLADSHDPPDRYEDQWFIAAIEQARAIALGCEWFRSLSPWCSGALYWQLNDCWPVTSWSAIDGDGRPKLMWHATQRFFRSRLLTLMPARVTPSGVEVERLAAYLHNDHAERWRGRMQVSRMNVAGQLLDTKTFAVDVAPRGVQKWELSESWIGEADEFLMAHIDGEPTDNRAWWFFGRDRDVEYPTPTLNYTLEETDAGQRLTVASDVLVRELCLLADRIEPSARIDRQLVTLLPGESTVFHVTGDRRLTLEQLTAPDVLRCVNGLQAMVPTPT
- a CDS encoding sulfatase; its protein translation is MCDAHPNILYLHSHDSGRLFSPFGGPVSTPNLQALADQGVCYRNAFCVGPTCSPSRAALLTGQYPHQVGQWGLSNFGYPLGKPERHLVKFLQSHGYRAALMGVQHVTADERDLGYNDVRSEVIGGATGRCDPAMSAPRVAEAACDWLVQHGRGTAPWFLDVGMVETHTNAAKQIQPDRKPSDQKIDRATPPYWLQNTIGSRRWQANFDAMAAMLDDAIGRVLARLDALGLREKTLVIYTTDHGPGVPMAKCTLTDAGLGVGLIASGAGSYIGGQTVHGPISHLDVFPTICRVANLETPDHLEGQPLPTEACLDDAPRSLFAEINVHGRSGRQPERSVRHGRFKLVRRFYTDPSKISQNADPSGVKDDMFEAGWPTATTQGQASREDVFDSLYDLRLDPTERRDRSGDTAYAEVYADLDRRLTSWMQRTDDALRPGGPGIPQPQPIPTLAPV
- a CDS encoding LamG-like jellyroll fold domain-containing protein, yielding MVMLLATCFAVNAEPIHYYRAEAGAVAEDSVGQAPLTAAPDVAQGGSDFDNPVPQTGTSNHQAFAAPASTAELPGVVTGGQGLSLEAYVQIEAFAAKTQQTLIAQWGSDREDQVFRLNVQSAGNGALGAAVDGDSYRLALVHNQRFEGQGGSDIVNSNSDPVGANPDDIALRAGRSYYVAVVFDNQSDTVTYFAKDLTQGGELRKKTVPRSFGNWEDAADGTEALAPLTLGQTADGDQPFGGLFDEVRISNSVLTESDLLVTP
- a CDS encoding type II secretion system protein produces the protein MPRSSIRPPAVRSEPFNKPRRRGDGFTLIELLVVISIIAILVGLLLPALSAARKAAQLVACTSNLRQCAIGTYVYATDYNVALPMAIWPNTDRFGNSPVNFRWAARWNRDFIAPVVLGREFPLNTAGFEEWREATIDSVFSCPNGADRIDPSTGIAAIDNTNPWAWSYAFNGMIGTTLRDYEDPAVNAGIIRSRFKSIEAIRSASSAMVLLESFNVNEDADRMQFGTIEPTFRSAAATHQDRGTVGYADGSAANLAFEDLPRVPDDSPEWETFWLGQ